The Nocardioides ginsengisegetis region CCTGTGGCCCAGCCGATCTTCACCCAGCCACCCGTCGAGCCGGCCCGGCCGGTCGTGCCGGTCGAGCCGGTCCGGCCCAGCGTGCCGGCAGCGACCGACGTGCTCCCGGAGGTGGGGGAGCCCGAGGGCGAGGTGCGCCGGTTCATGACCGCCACCGACTTCCTCGACCGCCGTGACGGCGACAAGGAGCTCGGCCCGGCGACGTGGGGCTGGCGCGGGGGAGTGCGGCGGTGGAGCGGCGGCCTGATCAGCCCGAAGATGGGCCCGGCCGAGGTGGCCTACGAGCTGGACCGGCAGACCATCCAGAAGGACTTCGACGGCCCCCGCACGATCGCCTTCATCAACCCCAAGGGTGGTGCCGCGAAGACGACCGGTGTCCTCGCCGCGGGCTACACGTTCGGGACCGTCCGCGGCGGCGGCGTGGTCGCGTGGGACAACAACGAGACGCGCGGCACGCTCGGCATCCGGGGCACTCGCAGCACCCACCGCAACACCACGCGCGAGCTGCTCGAGGACCTCTCACGCTTCAGCGACGTCTACCAGTCGCGGATCGGCGACCTCGGCGCGTTCGTGCGCAGCCAGGGCGACGCCCACTTCGACGTCCTCGCCTCCGACGAGCGACCCGACGTGACCGGCACGATCAAGGCCGACGACTTCGAGGCGGTCCACAAGCTGCTGGAGCGCTTCTACCGCGTCATCCTCATCGACACCGGCAACAACATGCGGGCCGAGAACTGGCTGGCAGCGGCGGACTCCGCCGACCTGCTCGTGGTGACCAGCACCGTCCGCGAGGACACCGGCTACAGCGGGCTGTGGATGCTCGACGCCCTCCAGGACGCCGGTTACGCCAACCTCAAGCACAAGACGGTCACGGTCCTCTCCGACCCGTCGGCGCAGGTGGACGCCAAGCTCGCCAACGACCTGGTCGAGGTCTACGAGCAGCGCACCCGTGCGGTCTACCGGGTGCCCTACGACCCGGCGCTCGTCGCCGGATCGGTCGTGCCCTACGCCCAGCTCTCCCACCACACCCGGATGCAGTGGCTCAAGGCGTGCGCGGGGATGGCCTCCGCGCTCTGAGAGAGAGGACCCGGGCCGGCCGGTGATGCGTCCCCCGACCGACCCTCGTGGTCCGTCAGGCGGCGGCTTGCGCCGGCCACTCCAGTCGGAACCACTGGGGAGCCCCCGGCGACCGGGCAGCGTGTGCGCCGGCCTCCTGGGGGTCGATCTGGCGGATCTGCCAGCCGGGGAAGGCGTCCTCGACGGCGGCGAGGTCCGCACCCCTCCGGCGCAGGAGACCGGCGCCGCGCGGCCTGGTGCAGATCAGGATGGCCGCGCCGGGGTTGGCCAGCTGGGTGACGCCGCGGCCCAGGGCCCGGCGACGCGCGCCAGTGAGGCCCTCGAAGCAGCCGATGTCGAGGTAGAGGTCGAAGTCCTGCCCGATGCCCGTCCCCGGCAGGTACGCGACGTCGCCGATGACGAAGCGGGTCTCGGGTCCCTCGCGGCGCATGGCGCGGTCGACGGCCGGTCGGGCCTCGTCGATCCCCACGGCGTCCCAGCCGCGCCGCGAGAGCTCCATCGTGTGCAGCCCCGATCCGCACCCGATGTCGAGGGCCCGCCCCAGCCGTCCGTCGCGCTCGGCCTGCTCGCGGTCGAGGATCGCGGTGAGCCCCAGCCGCTCGACCGCGCCGGCGCGCTGCCAGGGGGTGATGCCGAGACGGTAGGCGAGGCTGTAGGCGCTCCTCATGGGAGGCTCCTCAAATTGATTCGGGTAGAACTTGAATGAATCTCCTCCTAGAGTGATCCCGATGTCCGAGCCTGTCAAACCCCGACGCCCCTATCGGTCCGCCGTGCGCGCCGAGCGGGCCCGACAGAGCCGCGACCGCATCCTCGACGCGGCGACGACGCGCTTCCTCGAGCTGGGCTTCGGGCGGGCTTCGGTGCGGGTGATCGCGAGCGATGCAGGGGTGAGCGAGGACCTGGTCTTCCACCTCTTCGGCTCCAAGCGCGGGCTGCTCGGCGCCGTGATGGCGCGCGAGCCCGATCCCGGCCTGGAGACCCTGGCGGCGAGCGGTGGCGCGGCCGTCGTGCGCGACGAGGAGGACCAGCGGCGCCAGGTTGCGCTCCTGGCCGAGCGTGTGGGAGCCGACCTGGCCCGGGTGCGACCGCTGGACGACATGCTCCGCGCCGCCGCCGCCGTCGACCCCGAGCTGGCGGCCGTGCGCGAGGACCTCCACCTGCGCCGGCGGCGCGAGGCGACGACGGCGATCACCCGGTGGATGCACGACCGCGGTCCGCTGCGCCAGGGGGTGGACGAGGCGTCGGCCCTGGTGTGGACGCTCACCAGCCCCGAGGTCCACCACCTCCTGGTCGAGGGGTGGGGGTGGTCGCAGGGCAAGTACGTCGACTGGCTGCGCACCAACCTCGAAGCGGGGCTCCTGTCCTGAGCTAGCGTCGGGGCCATGCGTGCTGTCGTCCACACCGAGACCGGTCCGTCGTCCGTCCTGCGCGTGGTCGAGCGTGACCTGCCCGAGCCCGGGCCCGGCGAGGTCCGGGTCAGGGTCGCCCGGGCGGGGGTCAACCCGACCGACTGGAAGTTCCGCACCGCGCCCCAGCTGGCCTACGACGAGGTCACCCCCGGCCAGGACGGCGCCGGCGTGGTCGACGCGGTGGGGGAGGGCGTCACCGGCCTGGCGGTCGGGCAGCGCGTGTGGCTGGTGCTGGCCCAGCACGGCCGCGCCCATGGGTCGGCCGCCGAGTTCACCGTCCAGCCGGCCGACCGGGTCGTGCCGCTGCCCGACGGTGCCGACTTCGACCTCGGCGCCAGCCTCGGCGTCCCGGCCGTCACGGCCCACCGCGCCCTGACGTCGGGGGAGGGCGGACCCACCCGGCTCGGCCCGGGCGCGCTCACCGGTCGCACGGTCCTTGTCCAGGGCGGTGCCGGCGCCGTCGGCAATGCCGCGATCCAGCTCGCCCGCTGGTCCGGGGCCACCGTCGTCACGACGGTCAGCAGCCCCGAGAAGGCCGCGCTCGCCACCGCCGCCGGCGCGCACCACGTCGTGAACTACCGCGAGGGACACCCCGAGGAGCAGATCCTGGCGGTCGCCCCGGGCGGCGTCGACCTCGTCGTGGAGGTCGCCCCCGCGCAGAACAACGAGATCGACCTGGCCGTCACCCGCGTCCACGCGACGATCGCGATCTACGCCAACAACGGCGGCGACGAGCTCACCGTGCCGTTGCGGTCCACCTTCTCCAAGAACCTGCGCTACCAGTTCGTGATCCTCTACACACTCGACGAGGCGCTCCGACGCGCCGCGGTCGAGGACGTCTCCGCCGCCGTCGCGGCCGGTGCCGTCCGTGTGGGCGCGGACGCCGGCGTACCGCTCCACCACTACGCGCTGGACCAGCTGGCCGCCGCCCACGACGCCGTCCAGTCCGGCGTGGTCGGCAAGGTCCTCGTCGACGTCGCCGACTGGTAGGGTCGGGGCCGTTCGACATCCTTTAACGAGCCGTCCCGTGAGGCGGAGAAGGAGGTCTGCAGTTCTGTGACTGCGCCCCAGGCAACACCCCACGCAACAACTGAGTCTTCACCCGACGCCGCGACCGATGGCCGCACCGTCCTCGACGCCCGTGACATCACCCGGGCCCTCACCCGCATCTCGCACGAGATCCTCGAGCGCAACAAGGGCGCCGGCGATCTCGTCCTCCTCGGCATCCCGAGCCGGGGCGTCCCGCTGGCCCAGCGGATCGCGGAGCGGATCGCCTCCGTCGAGGGGTACGCCGTGCCGGTCGGCTCGCTGGACGTGACGATGTACCGCGACGACCTCCGCATGAAGCCGGCCCGCGCGCTGCTGCCGACGCAGATCCCCGCCGGCGGCATCGACGGCAAGACCGTCGTCCTCGTCGACGACGTGCTGTTCTCGGGCCGCACCATCCGCGCCGCCCTCGACGCGCTCAACGACCTGGGCCGTCCCAAGGCGGTCCGCCTGGCCGTGCTGGTCGACCGCGGGCACCGCGAGCTCCCGATCCGCGCCGACTTCGTCGGCAAGAACCTCCCGACCTCGCTGGTCGAGCGGGTCAGGGTCCGGCTCGAGGGCATCGACGACGTCGACGCGGTGACCATCCACGGCAGCGTGACGACGGACGGAGCCGACGCATGAAGCGACACCTGCTCAGCGCGGCCGACCTGACCCGCGACGACGCCGAGCTGGTGCTGCGCACCGCCGAGGAGCTCCGCTCGCTGGCCGACCGGCCGATCAAGAAGCTGCCGGCGCTGCGCGGCCGCACGGTGGTCAACCTCTTCTTCGAGGACTCCACCCGCACCCGCATCTCGTTCGAGGCCGCGGCCAAGCGGCTCTCGGCGGACGTCATCAACTTCTCGGCCAAGGGCTCCAGCCTGTCCAAGGGCGAGAGCCTCAAGGACACGGCGCTCACGCTCGAGGCGATGGGCGCGGACGCCGTTGTCGTCCGCCACGGCGCGAGCGGTGCCCCGCACCGGCTGGCCCACTCGGGCTGGGTGCGCTCCAGCGTGGTCAACGCCGGCGACGGCACCCACGAGCACCCCACCCAGGCCCTGCTCGACGCCTTCACCATGTGGCGCCACATCGGGGAGTCGAAGCCCGGCGGCCTCGAGGGCCGCAAGGTCGCGATCGTCGGCGACGTCCTGCACAGCCGGGTCGCCCGCTCCAACGCGCTGCTGCTCCGCACGCTCGGCGCTGAGGTCACCCTGGTGGCCCCGCCGACGCTCTTCCCCGTGGGGATCGAGGGCTGGCCGGTCGAGACGTCGTACGACCTCGACAGCGTGCTGCCCAAGGCCGACGCCGTGATGATGCTGCGCGTCCAGCGCGAGCGGATGCACGGTGGCTTCTTCCCCACGGCCCGGGAGTACTCCCGCCGCTACGGCCTCGACGGC contains the following coding sequences:
- a CDS encoding MinD/ParA family ATP-binding protein; protein product: MTQDPSHGAAGQRAEHEMSDTSDRLYTTEELGAYAARRHDTRPGGLTPPPAGPPQRTVYGDPLTDPLGGPTGNHAQRPPSGPPVNLPPAQAPAQPVAQPIFTQPPVEPARPVVPVEPVRPSVPAATDVLPEVGEPEGEVRRFMTATDFLDRRDGDKELGPATWGWRGGVRRWSGGLISPKMGPAEVAYELDRQTIQKDFDGPRTIAFINPKGGAAKTTGVLAAGYTFGTVRGGGVVAWDNNETRGTLGIRGTRSTHRNTTRELLEDLSRFSDVYQSRIGDLGAFVRSQGDAHFDVLASDERPDVTGTIKADDFEAVHKLLERFYRVILIDTGNNMRAENWLAAADSADLLVVTSTVREDTGYSGLWMLDALQDAGYANLKHKTVTVLSDPSAQVDAKLANDLVEVYEQRTRAVYRVPYDPALVAGSVVPYAQLSHHTRMQWLKACAGMASAL
- a CDS encoding class I SAM-dependent methyltransferase — encoded protein: MRSAYSLAYRLGITPWQRAGAVERLGLTAILDREQAERDGRLGRALDIGCGSGLHTMELSRRGWDAVGIDEARPAVDRAMRREGPETRFVIGDVAYLPGTGIGQDFDLYLDIGCFEGLTGARRRALGRGVTQLANPGAAILICTRPRGAGLLRRRGADLAAVEDAFPGWQIRQIDPQEAGAHAARSPGAPQWFRLEWPAQAAA
- a CDS encoding TetR/AcrR family transcriptional regulator translates to MSEPVKPRRPYRSAVRAERARQSRDRILDAATTRFLELGFGRASVRVIASDAGVSEDLVFHLFGSKRGLLGAVMAREPDPGLETLAASGGAAVVRDEEDQRRQVALLAERVGADLARVRPLDDMLRAAAAVDPELAAVREDLHLRRRREATTAITRWMHDRGPLRQGVDEASALVWTLTSPEVHHLLVEGWGWSQGKYVDWLRTNLEAGLLS
- a CDS encoding NADPH:quinone reductase, with the translated sequence MRAVVHTETGPSSVLRVVERDLPEPGPGEVRVRVARAGVNPTDWKFRTAPQLAYDEVTPGQDGAGVVDAVGEGVTGLAVGQRVWLVLAQHGRAHGSAAEFTVQPADRVVPLPDGADFDLGASLGVPAVTAHRALTSGEGGPTRLGPGALTGRTVLVQGGAGAVGNAAIQLARWSGATVVTTVSSPEKAALATAAGAHHVVNYREGHPEEQILAVAPGGVDLVVEVAPAQNNEIDLAVTRVHATIAIYANNGGDELTVPLRSTFSKNLRYQFVILYTLDEALRRAAVEDVSAAVAAGAVRVGADAGVPLHHYALDQLAAAHDAVQSGVVGKVLVDVADW
- the pyrR gene encoding bifunctional pyr operon transcriptional regulator/uracil phosphoribosyltransferase PyrR, translating into MTAPQATPHATTESSPDAATDGRTVLDARDITRALTRISHEILERNKGAGDLVLLGIPSRGVPLAQRIAERIASVEGYAVPVGSLDVTMYRDDLRMKPARALLPTQIPAGGIDGKTVVLVDDVLFSGRTIRAALDALNDLGRPKAVRLAVLVDRGHRELPIRADFVGKNLPTSLVERVRVRLEGIDDVDAVTIHGSVTTDGADA
- a CDS encoding aspartate carbamoyltransferase catalytic subunit, with translation MKRHLLSAADLTRDDAELVLRTAEELRSLADRPIKKLPALRGRTVVNLFFEDSTRTRISFEAAAKRLSADVINFSAKGSSLSKGESLKDTALTLEAMGADAVVVRHGASGAPHRLAHSGWVRSSVVNAGDGTHEHPTQALLDAFTMWRHIGESKPGGLEGRKVAIVGDVLHSRVARSNALLLRTLGAEVTLVAPPTLFPVGIEGWPVETSYDLDSVLPKADAVMMLRVQRERMHGGFFPTAREYSRRYGLDGRRMAMLQDHTIVMHPGPMVRGMEITADVADSDRSVIVEQVTNGVAVRMAVLYLLLGGSEPSIGETE